CTTTGGCTGCTCTGGCTTTTTGCTTGCGTTGGTCTAAGGTGGACTGAGcagccagcccttcccagtgtccccatgtcccatcATCTGTCTCCATCCTTGTTGCAGATGCCAGAGATGAGGGACTCGGTCATCTCACGCCACGACACTGCTGCTTCCCAGACCTCTTCTGGGCGTGTTATCGTCCTACCAGGGTATGTTtgctcctgcagcccttggCTGAGCAAGCAAGCAGCTTCTCAGCTCGTGCTTGGGAGGGCTGCCTTGCCAGGCACCGAGAACTACACTCGTGATGGCGCTGAGGACTGAGTGTTTGAGAGGCCTGTTGGCAGGGAACTCCCTGCTTGCTCTTGTTCACTTTGACTTCATTTGGAGGAAAGTGGGACAGCGACGATGCTTCATGTGCCTGTCCTACTGTGGACCTAGAGAGGCATTTAGGCAACATTTTCCATCAGGTTTCTCCcgctctttttctttcctgtgggtGAGACTGCCTTCTGCTTGGGGCCAAGTGGTAGAGGGGTGGGTTCTTGTCCAAACAGGACCTTGCAGCTGGTGGGGTTCTGCAGAGCTCTGTCTCCTGCCAACGTTGCTGTGCAGTGCCATTGACGActgaggggagggaggtgaCTCCTTATAGCTGCAACGGCATTAATCTGCAAGGCTCGACGAGAAACTTGGAGGACTAGATCAGGATTCAAAATGGTATTGCATCATCAGAGCACTAAAGATTAGTCTGCCCTCCATGTGCACTATGAGTAAAGAGCGGAACCGTTTTCCCCACAAGCAGCAACGGGAGTTCCTGCTGTGGTCCTCCGGGATGGGCTGCCTTGGGAAACAAAGCGGTGTCCTTTTTTCAGCCTGGTGCCTACTTCCTCTTTCCAGGTACAAGCTTGAGACCGTGCCTAAAATGCCAACAGTGAAAGCAGACCTGACAGGACACGTGAAGGCCGCCCCAGAGAAGGGCTGGGGAAAAGGCGATGGCAGTGGAAAGAAAGGTAAGGGACCAGCGGGTTGctggcagggggctggaggTTTTCCTTCCTCCGCTCCTGGAGGGGATTCGAGCTGAGGTTCCCCCAGGATGCCTGGAAGAGGCAGAGGCACCTCCTGTGACTCTCTGTAGCCATTATGGTAAAGCTCCAGTGACCCATTGTGGAACAAGGTCTCAGGACAGCCCTGCACCACAAATGGCCACTGGGACTGCTGAAGGACACCTTCCCAGCGGCCTCCACTCCCCCGCCTGTGCTGCAAACAGTGCCAGGCTCTGACCCTGCTTCTTTCCATCATATTCTCCGATGTCTCAGAAGCAATGCCTTTGGTGCGAACCTGCCCCAGCAGCAAATCTGTGTGCAGGGGACCAATGCAGAAATCCAAGAGCTGGCTCCTCTTGTGCTAAATGATTCCCTTCCCCAGAATGGCTCTTGGagaccaccagcatctcccagggAGCCCCCCATTACAGCCCATGGATGAGAGAAAGCTGTCAAAACAGTTTTCCCCAGGGAAATAATAATGGTGAACTGCAGGCCTGAGGAGCTGGGCAAAATCCCCAGTGTCAGAAAAGGCCTAAGACCTCCCTGGAGACATGGCTTTCATCCAAAGGGCTGAAAAGGAGCACCTTCATCAGTGTTACCACAGGCCTGAGCAGACCTGCACATCACTCTTCTTGGAACTGGGACATAATAGGCACCCAGTTCCCAGATCAACACCAAGATGCTGTTCTGAAGATTTGTCTCATTTCCTGTTTCTAGAGGATCTTGCCGAGCAGCGCCTCCTTCGTCGAGCAAGGCTTTCTCCAAAGCGGTTACCTGCAGCGACTGTAAAGTCAGAGCAGGGCCAGAAAGCTGAGGGGAGGGAGCCTCGTGCCAGGTGAGACACTTGCATAAATGGTGAGGGTGACCCCGTGCGCTCTCGTCTGCGTGGGAGCAGGATGTTTGTCCTGGACACAGGGGCTAGACAAACTCAAAGTGCAGTTATCCCATGTCCCACTAACTAATGGTTCCATGGTGCATGGCAAGCGTCTTTTAGCTTCTTGGGAGACTCTGCCAGAAgcatcatttctttctttggtcCTGGTGTGCGTATCCGTTGAGTAACTAACTGCAAGTGCTCCTTCCAGGAGCGGAAGGTCTGTTTGGCTTTCCCTTCAGATTGACATGACCCCGACCTTTCTGTTTGCTGAGAACAGTGTTCTGCACTTAGGTACTGCAGAGGGTTCCTCCGATTAACCAGAAGCCTCTTCTATGTCTTATGgcctgcaaaagagaagggcCAAGGAGAGCTCACTGGCAGGATTGCTTTTCTCATGGGGTCGTGTCCTCCTCCTTTTGACACCGCGTCCCCAGTGCCCAACCTCCTCATACAGCCCGTGCGCACTCTTTTATTTCGGACCGCTGAGCAGACTTCGGTGCACTGACCCGAAGGATGTAGCGGTATCTCTGGGCGTAGGACCCCGTTCCTCTCGTTGCTCCAGCAAGAGAGGGCCTAGACCTGGGCATCCTGAGTTTTAGTGGGGCTGTTGGGCACATCTGACTCTGACAGCTTGGGgtcttctctgtctctgtggactTGATCACAAGGAGGCAAGTAGAGCGCattctgctgcagaagcaggtgcACCACTTGGAAGCGCAAGGTGCAGaaccagctcctcctgcactCCTGCCAGCACACCCTGTTGTGTCTTTGCAGGCAGCTACCGGCCATCCAGGGGAGCTCcttgaaggaaaaggaggagaaagagaaacagaagataattCCTCTGGTCGAACCCCGAACAGTGGACTTCATTGCCAGAGCTAttgagaggagagaaaaggtaCCTGACACGGGCTGCTGCAGCGAGCGTGTCGTACTGGACTGTGGAGAAGCGCCACTCCACGCGTGCCGATTCTCACAAGATTCTTCACTGTGTGCGCACAGGACCCCTGACTAGTTGCTTTGGTGTTTACTTGAAGAGAGGCAGGTGACTCTGCCATTTGAGAATATATTCTTCACTTCCATTAGCCTCATGAAACACACTCAAAGACCTTACTTGTGAATGTTTCTGTGGGCAACGTGACTGCAAGGCTTGTCTGGGACAGCCAGCTGCCAGGTGGTTTTTAGCCTGGTGGTCGCTCATCTTCCTGGTCATTACAGACGGGCTCTTTGGTGGAGCCTGCAGGAACCTGGGAGCAAACCAGTGTgggcagaaaggcagaagagaaggggcagaagggagggTAGGAATGAAAACAGCCCAGCCCTCTGCAGGGCAGACTAATGCAGCCTGCTGTTGCATTTTCGTTCCCCTCCAGAATAAACACttgaagaagaaggagaagctTCCAGAACACATCCAGAAATACTTggatgaagaggaaaaggagaaaacagagctggcggaggagaaaaaaagtaaactgcAAACCCGGCCAGGGACCAGAAAGAAGTCTAAGAGCAAAAAGGAGACGCTGAAAGCGAAAGcgaagagagaaaaggagacacAGAGGAGCCAGGTACTTTgaattcctgcagaaaaagagcaCTTTCTCTTCTGGGGGGCTGAGATTGCAAGGTACCTCTAGCACCCCAGCCGCCCCAGCAAcattgctgcagcagagctgggcggGTGACTGCTGCCTTTCCTGAGCAAGAGGGGTGACAGGGAGTTAGTTGTAGTGGAACCCTGGTGACACTCAGGCATCACCCCAAGGGTATGCTGAGGTCCTTCTCCTGGTtttccccatcccgctggggTCCCTGCCAGAAGTGACCTGGGGGTGTGCATGCTGGGAAGCAGCACCCTCCGGGTGCGGGGCTGTTGTATGAGCGTCTCTTCCTGTGCAGGAATCTATTACCTCTGAGCAAGCATCAGGCAGCCCCTCAACTAGCACGGAGACGGGGGACTCCAGCCCTGACCTCCTGGAGACGACGGACTCCAGCCCCGACCTCCTGGAGACGATGATGGGGGAGTGGGAAGAGGCCGGAGAAGAGCCACCCACAGTCTGCGAGGACGACACTGTCCCCCCTAAGCGGTAAGAGTGCGCCAGCTCCAGCCGAGGCCTGGAGCACTGGGGTGGCGGTGAGCCACTGGTGGTGGGTCAAGGAAGCCAACCCCTGAGCCATGGGGCCTCACAGAGGGCCCGGGGATTTCTCCAGCCATGGGAATGAGCTGGGTTAGAGCCCGCTGGCAGGGGCCAAAGCAGGTGCTTGAAACTCCTCCTGCCTGGAAGGGGTTGTGGGGCCAAATGGGGCCACATAGGTCTGGGGCTGGGcgcaggaagaggcaggagagTCGCAGCTGAAGGGTCAGAGAGACTTTGTCCTTGCTGTTGCAGGAGCCTTTCCCCACGGACACACCAGGCCCTGCGGCAGGTGGTGACGTGCATCCTGGGGCAGGTCACCCGCAAGCGCAGGGGGCAGAGGGATGACCAGAGGGATCTGCAGGACAAGCTCAAGTGGTAAATCTCTCCAGACACGGGCAGCGTCTCCTGTCCCGCGCTGCCCTTCCTCCCGCTCCCCGCAGCACCGGGGGAGACAGGCGCTTTCCTGGCACTGgcctctcggcagagccgccTTCTGCGGCTGCGGTGGGCACCCAGGTTGGGAGCCCCGGCTGCAGAGCGGTCTCCCTGTGCTCACACCATCTCCTCCCACTGTGTGTCTGCAGCgagctggcagtgctgcagtGGCGTCGGCTGGGGCGAGAGGCATgcagcagcccacagctgcgGGAAGCTGGACCCCAACCTGCACCCCCTGCtagggcagggaagaggagggcaggACCGGTACGTGGCGTGGGCTCCTGGAGGGCCTGTGTCGTAGCCACCTGTAGAAAAGCATAGTGATACGGATGTCATGTCTTGCAAGACCCCATATGGCGTGCTTAGCTGAAGGCTGTAGCACTTCTCCCGAGGCTTTATCGAGAGGCAGCAGGTTGTTCTGTCCATTTAGAAGAGAGCCTTCACTTCTGTCATCTCCAGCAACACCCGAAGAATTGATCTGGTGGTGTTTGCAATGGCGACAGCACTGCCAGGCTTGTCTGGCATAGCAAGCAGTTGGGTTGCTTTCAGCCCCATGGTCACTTGGCTCAGGGGTCATTGCAGAAAGGCTCTGCAGTCGGGCCTGTGAGGACTGACTGTGAGCAAACCAGGGCTGACAGAGAGGCTGagaagaaggggcaggagggagggagagagctAAAATCCCCTCAGCCCTCCACTGGGGAGACTAACACTGCCGGCTGCTGCATTGCCGTGGCCCTGCAGGCGCAGCCCCGTGTGTGCACGGAGGAGGAAGGACGCAAGCTCTGGGACTCCTTGCGCAAGAAGTGccagcagaaggcaaaggcaaaaGTGGCAGCCCCGAAGGCTTGGAAAGACAAGCGAGAGCAATGGGAGGCCCAGGTGCCGCCGGCAGCGAAAAACAATGAGGAAAAGAGTATTCCTGTCCTGCGGGGAGCCAAGGTGGGAAGGTCCCTAAGCCCTAGGAGCGTGGGGGCTGACTGTCCTGTGTGGGGCTGTACCAGTTCCCTGCTGCCCAGTGACACCTCCTGTGCTCACCCCTCTCTCTCTGTGCAGGGCTCCTGCGTTCGTGGCACTCCAGAgtggtggggagagggcagAAAAGGGCCATCCGCGGAGGATAAGGAGAGCCCAGAGGACAAGCTGAGTCTTTGCCTTTTGGAGTCCTCACCTCTGAAAAGGTGAGTGTGGGCCAGCTTCAGGCCAGACCTGGGCCAGCTGGGGGCTGGTGACCCAGCTGTAGGTGGGGGAAGCAAATCCCAGAGCCACGGGGCTGGACGTGGACAGCATCCTCTCCTTTGTCACACCGTGGGAATGGCACGGGTCAGTCCCTGATGCCAGGTGCCTCTCTGCAGCCCCAAGCACAGCCGGCACCGAGGGGGCTGTGGGCTTGAATGGGACCATGGCAGCAAGGGCgactgggagaggggagaggtgggaggGTCTTGGTCGAGACGGGAGACTTTTGTCCTTGCTGCGGTAGCAGCCTTTCCCCACGACCCAGTGGGCTTTGCGAGGAGCAGCGACCCGCCTCCTCGAGAAGGTAGAGGGAAAAGCCCACTGCTGTGGTGGTGAGGACTGCCTCAGGTAAGGATCTCCAAACGTGCCCGGTGTTTGCCGCTGCGCGGCAGCGCCCTTCCTTCCTTTGAGTTCCCACAGCCCCCGGGCAAAGAGGGTCTTTGCCCAACAGCCCTCGTGGCGTGgagagcagcaggctgggatTGCATTGCACGGACCGTGGGCCTGCTCTCTCCAGACAGAAGCAGATCCCACCACATGTGTCCTGACTAGACTTGCAGTGGTGCTCTGCACCTCCCTGTGACTCCCTACAAGACTACAGAGCTTTGTATTCAACTCCTCAGCCCCGCGGAGCAGATCTGGTCCACGTCGGCGAGTGCCAGGAGAGCCTCTCGGGCACAGAGGCTCCCGAGAGAGATGTCCAGCAAgagcctcctccagcaggacGAGCGCCAGTGCCGGCCAGCCAGGCTTCCGTCTGTTCAGTAAAGCCCCATCTGCAAACCACTGGGTCTGACGATGTGGGTCTTTCCTTGGTGGCTGTGAAATCTGCACTCGGCAGTGGGTGAGCTTTGGTGGGGCAGGGAAAGgccactgcaggaagcagggctggagcttCGGTCCTGCTCCAAGGGCAGCCCTCTCCCAAGGCTTTGCTGTACCAGCTTGGCTGTAGCCCTGCTCTTCGTGGCCCTTGCACCTCCTGGTCTCTGGCAGTGTGCCCTGCTGTGGCTGCGCATCCCTGCCGAGGAGGGGATTTTCCacggggggagaggagggaggagggggaggaggaggagcagtgctgggcacccaggggagcagagctgcaggggggAGCATCCGGGGGCTCACACAGCCAGGGCGCTGCGGGGTGCCCAGGGCAGCGCTGTCAGGGGTACCCAGAGCTGTGCAGCCACCACCCTGTGCCACGGGGACAATGAAATCCCAGGCAGGAACCgtgcctggggagaggggagctaCAGGGGGCGGCTTTTCAGCTGGGCGGCTTGACTCTGCCAAAGCTCTGCTTGGGCTCCCGAGCCTTTTGTTTGACACCTCCTGGCTAGAAAGGCAGGGTGGAGCTGAGGTGAGGTGGGGACACCTCCGACAACTTCTCTCCAGACACCTGGGTGGGCATAATGCGTGCAACAGGGGgctgtgcaggaggagggaaggaagccCGTAACGGCTGGCTGTTGGGCACCCACACCCTGCGCGGGCTCCAAGGGGACTCCATGCAGGCGGTGGCAGTGACGCTTCCAGAGCCCAGGCAGGCTTAACGGCGCTACGTGAGGTTGGCTCAGTCTGTTCATCCTCTGCGGGCTACTTTTCTCCCGAAAAGCCCTGAATTTGTGGGGACCTGACTTTGCCGACATAGAAATACACCCTTTCCTTTTCACACTGCGGGATTGCTGTGCCTTTCTCCTGGCACCCAGGGACCTCCCTGAGCCTTTCCGTCTGTCCCAGGGcctcccagggctggcagcaggcagccaaTGGCCTCTCCTTGGGCACTGCCACCCCTGAGGAGCAGCAGGGTCTCCCGACGGGCAGGGGAGGATCAGGCCCCTTCGGGCATGCTGATTCCAGCACCGACCTCGAAAGCATCTCTGCGCCCACCTCTCCCATTGCCCCCGCCAGGAAAGCTCTTTCCCCTGGTCCCCCCCTACGGATGcgccagcagggctggggagagggtaGCTGGGctgcaaggagaaagaaaggctgGGTGAGAGGCCGAGCCCCTGCTGTGCCATGCCCCTCGCCACGCCCCATGCCCCAGTGCAGGGCTGAAGGCCTACACCGGCTGTAGGCCTATAGGATGAAGGCCTATACCTCAGCACCGACCGTGGGGCTCCCCGAGATGAAGGAAGCTGCGGCACGGCCAGGAGCCAGCCCTCCGGTTCCCCAGGAGAGAGCCTGGAGCAGGAGACCAAGTGATGATCCCTGGCGGGCTGAGGTGAGCCTCAGGGCACAGCCCCGCTggtgtgacggtctgacaaattcaaatgtctcaaacatccgctaaaagagctttggtggacaaaacggcctctgtaaaaatgctggagttttgtgaagaggacaatgtggacagaagagagggccccacggagggtgggaacgcacttctccaaggccccaattccttatcttgagtgaccaggagaaggaacacaatttatgccttcctggaggaagaaggccccatggaagttgggactgtgcttctatcttaagtggtcataccagcaggaaaagagaagcaactccacaatgaacaccccccccaaagctaccgattccagtgaaccccaggtgtgggaactgcgcatgttgagatcatcaactaacacactaaaaaagaggagagaacgaatcctcagtgcgtgccctccggaactggatctctacgctggctggaccaacgctggacccaggactggtgaaacccttctcttctctctttctttttttctctcattctctctctctcttttccttctctcttttccacagtccctacacgtcatcctttgaaacataaaccgttgaccaagtctgagactaggagtggacctagccgcccctgagctcctctttgagaaggagtccagaaagcaagggggtctgctctgaacctcgtgactcaacgggagggctctccttctgatacacttcatgttcctttttccatttcattctttctgtactttcctcctcttctcaaacagcggcttaatgacatgttgcaaggttcatattaacaagttcatgtgtacttggacagagttagctaggttgaataaatgttgattgttgtttgaactcccctggtgtcgtttcaccttaattctgacaaaggaaatccacgaacctgagtcgctccaactttgggacgcgacagcTGGTTAGGCCCAGCGGCCCCAGGTCAGGGCCTTTGTGTGGGGGTGACGCTGGCGAGGGGTAAcccacaggcagctgcagggaagggTCACCATCTTGCTCTTGTTGAAGCGTGGCTTTCTGGTGACCAGTGCTTCTGCCTAACAGCTTAGGGTTTAGTTAGCTCCGTGCCCCAGCAAAGAAGAACAAACCACCCAGAGAAGTCAGGAGTTTGGTTGGGCCTGCCCCTTGAACTAGACTGCCCTGGACATGACCAGGAGCTGCGCCGAGTTCCAGGAAAGCGGGAAGACCCAGGAAGGCCATGGCCAAAGAGGTTCGAGCCCTGGCAGGACGTCCATTGTGAAGGGAACACTGGTCGCGCGGTCGGGATGGTCTCTGTGCAGCCCAGGGTACTTTTGGGACATCACCTCTGAGCTACTGTGGCTGCCCTgtcctccctgcagctcccctcagcagagcccagctcccctaggctgctgctcagcaggcGCGTAAGGCACAGAGGCTTGGCTG
The Haliaeetus albicilla chromosome 1, bHalAlb1.1, whole genome shotgun sequence DNA segment above includes these coding regions:
- the LOC138686894 gene encoding DNA ligase 1-like codes for the protein MRDSVISRHDTAASQTSSGRVIVLPGYKLETVPKMPTVKADLTGHVKAAPEKGWGKGDGSGKKEDLAEQRLLRRARLSPKRLPAATVKSEQGQKAEGREPRARQLPAIQGSSLKEKEEKEKQKIIPLVEPRTVDFIARAIERREKNKHLKKKEKLPEHIQKYLDEEEKEKTELAEEKKSKLQTRPGTRKKSKSKKETLKAKAKREKETQRSQESITSEQASGSPSTSTETGDSSPDLLETTDSSPDLLETMMGEWEEAGEEPPTVCEDDTVPPKRSLSPRTHQALRQVVTCILGQVTRKRRGQRDDQRDLQDKLKCELAVLQWRRLGREACSSPQLREAGPQPAPPARAGKRRAGPAQPRVCTEEEGRKLWDSLRKKCQQKAKAKVAAPKAWKDKREQWEAQVPPAAKNNEEKSIPVLRGAKGSCVRGTPEWWGEGRKGPSAEDKESPEDKLSLCLLESSPLKSPAEQIWSTSASARRASRAQRLPREMSSKSLLQQDERQCRPARLPSVQ